In Spirosoma pollinicola, the genomic window AATTTAGAATTATGGGTGTGAGGCAGCGGATTGTTGACGTATTCTTCCCATACGTGGCAGGATCGCAGCAGGCGAATCATCTGGACCTCCACGCCAGTCTGATGAATCATTAGGATCTGAATAACCATTATTGCCTAGTATTGGCACCAAAATCGTCAAGGAGCGTTTTATTAGAAACAGACCAACTACTGTCAGGCTAATGTAAAACATGGTTGAATAGATTTCATTTAAGTTTGATGGCTTCAACATCCAGCCGCTGCCCCAAAAAAGCATAAGCCCGATCAAACTGAGAGTGATTCCTTTTCTTAATTTAGTTTTGGCAACGGGTTTACTACTATACTTTAGGTAGACAAAATCTTGTAATAAGATCAGAAACAGAATGAGCAGTTTTATTCGCCAAGTGACGATAAAAAGACTGCTGGCTTCTTCGGTTTCCTCCAGTCTAACAACGATTCTGTCCATAAACTGATGTGGTAAGTTCATCGTCTGTAAGATTCGGTTACCGATCACGTAGTAGTGAAAAATCAACAGGGCATATGGTAACCATTCATAATCACAAAAAGCACTCTCTTTGTCTTGTTCAATGTCCTTTCTCATAAGTGGTCGACTATTTGATGTAAGTTGAGATACCGTTAGATTGAGATCAAATTCATGATAGGTTATTCTGATTGTCGGCGTTTCGAATTAATTCACCGATTTGATTTTGTACTAAATCCATATTTTCCTGAAAACGCAGTTCAATCTGCTCGTCGGTAAGTCCTTCCAATTCTGGATGAGCTGGTAAGAT contains:
- a CDS encoding YWFCY domain-containing protein: MRKDIEQDKESAFCDYEWLPYALLIFHYYVIGNRILQTMNLPHQFMDRIVVRLEETEEASSLFIVTWRIKLLILFLILLQDFVYLKYSSKPVAKTKLRKGITLSLIGLMLFWGSGWMLKPSNLNEIYSTMFYISLTVVGLFLIKRSLTILVPILGNNGYSDPNDSSDWRGGPDDSPAAILPRMGRIRQQSAASHP